One region of Yersinia bercovieri ATCC 43970 genomic DNA includes:
- the ffh gene encoding signal recognition particle protein, with protein sequence MFENLTDRLSRTLRNISGRGRLTEENIKETLREVRMALLEADVALPVVRDFINRVKERAVGHEVNKSLTPGQEFVKIVKNELIAAMGEVNNELNLAAQPPAVVLMAGLQGAGKTTSVAKLGKFLKEKHKKKVLVVSADVYRPAAIKQLETLAQQVSIDFFPSDVQEKPIDIVNRALQQAKLKFYDVLIVDTAGRLHVDEAMMDEIKQIHGAINPVETLFVVDAMTGQDAANTAKAFNEALPLTGVVLTKVDGDARGGAALSIRHITGKPIKFLGVGEKTEALEPFHPDRVASRILGMGDVLSLIEDIESKVDRAQAEKLATKLKKGDGFDLNDFLDQLKQMRNMGGMASMLSKMPGAGQLPENVKSQMDDKVTVRMEAIINSMTLKERAKPEIIKGSRKRRIATGSGVQVQDVNRLLKQFDEMQRMMKKMKNGGLAKMMRGMKGMMPPGFPGR encoded by the coding sequence ATGTTTGAGAACTTAACTGATCGATTGTCGCGCACACTGCGCAATATCAGCGGCCGTGGCCGGCTGACCGAAGAAAATATTAAAGAGACGCTGCGTGAAGTTCGCATGGCGTTATTGGAAGCTGACGTTGCTCTGCCGGTTGTTCGTGACTTTATCAACCGGGTTAAAGAGCGCGCTGTCGGGCATGAGGTGAATAAAAGCCTCACGCCAGGGCAGGAGTTCGTCAAAATAGTTAAAAATGAACTTATTGCCGCGATGGGCGAGGTCAATAACGAACTGAACCTGGCCGCGCAACCGCCAGCAGTGGTGTTAATGGCTGGCCTGCAAGGTGCGGGTAAAACCACCAGTGTGGCCAAGCTGGGTAAGTTCCTTAAAGAAAAACATAAGAAAAAAGTGCTGGTAGTCTCTGCCGACGTTTATCGCCCTGCGGCGATCAAACAGCTAGAAACGCTGGCACAACAGGTTAGCATTGATTTCTTCCCGTCTGATGTGCAAGAAAAACCGATTGATATCGTTAATCGCGCTCTGCAACAGGCGAAGCTCAAGTTTTATGATGTTCTGATTGTCGATACCGCTGGTCGTCTACACGTCGATGAAGCGATGATGGATGAGATCAAACAGATTCATGGGGCGATCAATCCGGTCGAAACACTGTTTGTCGTCGATGCCATGACCGGTCAGGATGCCGCGAATACGGCAAAAGCCTTTAACGAAGCACTACCTCTCACGGGTGTGGTACTGACCAAAGTTGATGGTGATGCTCGTGGCGGTGCTGCGTTGTCTATCCGCCATATCACCGGTAAACCGATTAAATTCCTCGGTGTCGGTGAGAAAACCGAAGCGCTTGAGCCGTTCCACCCAGATCGCGTAGCCTCACGTATTCTGGGGATGGGCGACGTTCTCTCCCTGATTGAAGACATTGAGAGCAAAGTTGACCGCGCGCAGGCGGAAAAGCTGGCAACCAAGCTGAAAAAAGGCGACGGTTTCGATCTAAATGATTTCCTCGATCAGCTCAAGCAGATGCGTAACATGGGCGGCATGGCTAGCATGTTAAGCAAAATGCCGGGTGCTGGTCAGTTGCCAGAAAACGTGAAGTCGCAAATGGATGACAAAGTGACCGTGCGCATGGAGGCGATCATCAACTCGATGACGCTGAAAGAGCGTGCTAAACCAGAAATCATCAAAGGCTCACGTAAGCGCCGCATTGCTACCGGTTCTGGCGTGCAAGTGCAGGACGTTAACCGCTTACTTAAGCAGTTCGATGAAATGCAGCGCATGATGAAGAAAATGAAAAATGGCGGGTTGGCCAAGATGATGCGTGGCATGAAAGGCATGATGCCACCGGGTTTCCCAGGCCGCTAA
- the rpsP gene encoding 30S ribosomal protein S16, translating to MVTIRLARGGAKKRPFYQVVVTDSRNARDGRFIERVGFFNPIASGQAEALRLDLDRIEHWIGLGATVSDRVSALIKDAKKAA from the coding sequence ATGGTAACAATTCGTTTGGCTCGTGGCGGCGCTAAAAAGCGTCCGTTTTATCAAGTAGTAGTGACCGACAGCCGTAATGCTCGTGACGGTCGTTTCATCGAACGTGTAGGCTTCTTTAACCCGATCGCATCTGGTCAGGCTGAAGCTCTGCGTTTAGACCTGGACCGTATCGAACATTGGATCGGCCTGGGTGCTACCGTTTCTGATCGCGTATCTGCGCTGATCAAAGACGCTAAGAAAGCAGCTTAA
- the rimM gene encoding ribosome maturation factor RimM (Essential for efficient processing of 16S rRNA), whose amino-acid sequence MSKQLNPVVPDQPIVLGKMGSTYGIRGWLRVFSSTENAESIFDYQPWFIQQAGKWQHVELEDWKRHSQDLIIKVKGVDDRDAANLLTNCEIIVDSKQLPTLEEDDYYWKDLMGCQVVTTTGYELGKIIDMMETGSNDVMVVKANLKDAFGMKERLVPFLHGQVIKSVDLTAQRVEVDWDPGF is encoded by the coding sequence ATGAGCAAGCAACTCAATCCAGTCGTTCCCGACCAGCCGATTGTTCTCGGTAAAATGGGTTCGACTTACGGCATTCGCGGTTGGCTCAGAGTATTTTCATCCACCGAGAACGCCGAAAGCATTTTCGATTACCAGCCGTGGTTTATCCAGCAGGCCGGTAAGTGGCAGCATGTCGAGTTGGAAGACTGGAAGCGCCACAGTCAGGATCTGATCATCAAAGTTAAAGGTGTTGATGATCGGGATGCCGCTAATTTACTGACTAATTGCGAAATTATCGTAGATTCTAAGCAGCTACCCACACTGGAAGAGGATGATTACTACTGGAAAGACCTTATGGGCTGTCAGGTAGTAACAACCACGGGTTACGAACTGGGTAAAATCATCGATATGATGGAAACCGGCTCTAACGATGTGATGGTAGTGAAAGCAAACCTGAAAGATGCATTCGGTATGAAGGAGCGGTTGGTCCCGTTTCTTCATGGGCAGGTTATCAAGAGTGTCGATCTCACTGCTCAACGTGTTGAAGTAGATTGGGATCCTGGTTTTTGA
- the trmD gene encoding tRNA (guanosine(37)-N1)-methyltransferase TrmD, whose product MWIGVISLFPEMFRAITDYGVTGRAVKNGLLSVQCWSPRDFTYDRHRTVDDRPYGGGPGMLMMVQPLREAIHAAKAAAGEGAKVIYLSPQGRKLDQQGVCELAMNPKMILVCGRYEGVDERVIKTEIDEEWSIGDYVLSGGELPAMTLIDSVSRFIPGVLGHQASAEEDSFADGLLDCPHYTRPEVLEGMEVPPVLLSGNHAEIRRWRLKQSLGRTWLRRPELLESLALTDEQMVLLAEFQREHKP is encoded by the coding sequence ATGTGGATCGGTGTTATTAGCCTGTTTCCAGAGATGTTCCGCGCAATAACCGATTACGGGGTAACTGGCCGGGCAGTAAAAAATGGCCTGCTGAGCGTGCAGTGTTGGAGTCCTCGTGACTTTACCTACGATCGGCATCGTACCGTGGATGATCGCCCATACGGCGGTGGCCCGGGAATGTTGATGATGGTGCAACCGTTAAGGGAAGCCATTCATGCAGCAAAAGCAGCGGCAGGCGAGGGAGCAAAGGTGATCTATCTGTCACCTCAAGGGCGCAAACTGGACCAACAGGGTGTTTGCGAACTGGCTATGAATCCGAAAATGATTCTGGTTTGTGGTCGGTACGAAGGAGTTGATGAGCGCGTAATTAAAACCGAAATTGATGAAGAGTGGTCAATTGGTGATTACGTTCTCAGCGGTGGCGAGCTGCCGGCAATGACGTTGATCGACTCAGTATCCCGCTTTATCCCGGGAGTGCTGGGTCATCAGGCTTCAGCTGAGGAAGATTCTTTTGCTGATGGGTTGCTGGATTGCCCACACTACACTCGTCCTGAGGTGTTAGAAGGGATGGAGGTTCCGCCAGTATTACTGTCGGGTAACCATGCCGAGATTCGTCGCTGGCGCTTAAAGCAGTCGCTGGGCCGTACCTGGCTTAGAAGACCTGAACTTCTAGAAAGCCTAGCTCTGACTGACGAGCAAATGGTGTTGCTGGCTGAGTTCCAACGGGAACATAAGCCCTGA
- the rplS gene encoding 50S ribosomal protein L19, with the protein MSNIIKQIEQEQMKQDVPAFRPGDSVEVKVWVVEGAKKRLQAFEGVVIAIRNRGLHSAFTVRKISNGEGVERVFQTHSPVIDSITVKRRGAVRQAKLYYLRERTGKSARIKERLN; encoded by the coding sequence ATGAGCAATATTATCAAGCAAATCGAACAAGAGCAGATGAAACAGGACGTACCTGCATTCCGTCCGGGTGATTCCGTGGAAGTTAAGGTATGGGTTGTTGAAGGTGCTAAAAAGCGTCTGCAGGCATTCGAGGGCGTGGTTATCGCTATTCGTAACCGCGGTCTGCATTCTGCGTTCACCGTTCGTAAAATTTCCAACGGCGAAGGTGTTGAGCGTGTATTCCAAACTCACTCCCCAGTAATCGACAGCATTACTGTGAAACGTCGTGGTGCCGTTCGTCAAGCGAAACTGTACTATCTGCGTGAGCGTACTGGTAAGTCTGCTCGTATTAAAGAGCGTCTTAACTAA
- a CDS encoding DUF481 domain-containing protein codes for MFSLRHTRALPFQISTLALSLVSLSVLADATVFTALDDPATAKKSFDGTVEAGYTAQSGNTTNSTLTANSTLTWFQPNTAYSLWGAARNTSANDQRSSERYQLGGRTRYNLTDRNYLFGQASWLNDRYNGFDSRSVLTTGYGRQIMTTPLHNLRVEFGPGVRHDEFYGGGRATKALAYGGANYTYQLTDNTVFSEGVSALANEETTLNSETALNVAINKSFALRLAYVVTYNTKPPASAPKNTDTTTSVTLVYGL; via the coding sequence ATGTTTTCTTTGCGTCATACCAGGGCGTTGCCGTTTCAAATCAGCACACTCGCTTTATCCCTAGTCAGCCTTTCAGTTCTTGCTGATGCCACTGTTTTTACTGCCTTAGACGATCCAGCCACAGCCAAAAAGAGCTTCGATGGTACAGTCGAGGCCGGTTATACCGCCCAGTCAGGTAATACGACCAACTCAACATTGACCGCTAACTCAACGTTAACTTGGTTCCAACCCAATACTGCTTACAGTTTGTGGGGTGCTGCACGCAATACCAGTGCTAATGATCAACGCTCCTCCGAACGTTATCAGTTAGGCGGGCGTACTCGTTATAATCTGACTGATCGTAACTATCTGTTTGGACAAGCTAGTTGGTTGAATGACCGTTACAACGGTTTTGATTCGCGCTCGGTATTAACCACGGGTTATGGTCGCCAGATTATGACCACGCCGTTGCATAACTTGCGGGTGGAGTTTGGTCCTGGTGTTCGCCATGATGAATTTTATGGCGGTGGCCGTGCGACAAAAGCATTGGCTTATGGCGGTGCAAACTATACTTATCAGTTAACGGATAATACCGTATTCAGTGAAGGGGTCTCTGCATTAGCGAACGAGGAAACTACGCTGAACTCAGAAACTGCGTTAAATGTCGCCATCAATAAAAGCTTCGCGCTGCGTTTAGCCTATGTTGTGACCTATAACACCAAACCACCTGCCAGTGCGCCAAAAAACACGGATACGACAACGTCAGTCACTCTGGTTTATGGCCTGTAA
- a CDS encoding anaerobic C4-dicarboxylate transporter, giving the protein MITLQFIIIILCLLAGTRYGGMGLGLISGIGLFILTFIFGLEPGKPPVDVMLTILAVIGCASVLQTAGGLNVMMQFAERLLRRHPQHITLLAPFTTWSLTFLCGTGHVVYTMFPIISDIAIKKGIRPERPMAVASVASQMAITASPVSVAVVSLVSIIGANHGIGHAYSILEILAVSVPASLVGVLMAALWSLRRGKDLDKDPDFQEKIKDPEQRSFIYGSTDTLLNQVFPKQAYWSTWIFFAAIIIVVLLGAFADLRPAFEVKGKMQSLSMNLVIQMMMLIAGAVILIGCKVKPSDISNGAVFKAGMVAIFSVFGVAWMSDTFFQAHMGDLKLVLEDVVKSQPWTYAIVLFLVSKLVNSQAAALAAIAPMGLQLGVDPKMLIAFFPAAYGYFVLPTYPSDLACIGFDRSGTTKIGKFIINHSFIIPGLIGVICSCITGYLLVTTFM; this is encoded by the coding sequence ATGATAACACTACAATTTATAATTATAATTCTATGCCTATTAGCCGGTACACGCTACGGAGGGATGGGGCTGGGGTTAATAAGTGGTATTGGCTTATTTATTTTGACCTTTATCTTTGGCCTCGAACCCGGTAAACCACCCGTTGATGTTATGCTGACAATATTAGCCGTAATTGGCTGTGCGTCTGTATTACAAACTGCCGGTGGATTAAATGTCATGATGCAATTTGCTGAGCGATTATTACGTCGACACCCTCAGCATATTACGCTACTGGCTCCATTCACAACCTGGTCATTAACCTTTTTATGTGGTACTGGGCATGTTGTTTATACCATGTTCCCTATTATTTCAGATATCGCGATTAAAAAAGGAATTCGCCCCGAACGACCAATGGCAGTGGCATCTGTCGCGTCACAAATGGCGATTACTGCATCTCCAGTTTCAGTAGCTGTTGTTTCCTTGGTATCAATTATTGGTGCCAATCACGGTATTGGTCATGCGTATAGCATATTGGAAATTCTGGCTGTTTCAGTCCCAGCCTCTTTAGTTGGGGTGCTGATGGCAGCATTATGGAGCCTGCGCCGCGGTAAAGATCTGGATAAAGATCCTGATTTCCAAGAAAAAATCAAAGATCCAGAGCAACGCTCCTTTATCTATGGCTCAACAGATACATTATTAAATCAAGTTTTTCCGAAACAAGCTTACTGGTCTACCTGGATATTCTTCGCCGCTATTATCATCGTGGTATTACTCGGTGCCTTTGCTGACCTGCGCCCTGCTTTTGAGGTTAAAGGTAAGATGCAATCGCTGTCGATGAATCTGGTTATTCAGATGATGATGCTAATTGCCGGTGCAGTTATTCTTATTGGCTGTAAAGTTAAACCTAGTGATATCTCTAACGGCGCCGTATTCAAAGCCGGCATGGTCGCTATCTTCTCAGTATTCGGCGTTGCCTGGATGAGTGATACCTTCTTCCAAGCCCATATGGGCGATTTGAAATTGGTATTGGAAGATGTAGTGAAAAGTCAGCCATGGACATATGCCATTGTTCTATTCTTGGTCTCTAAATTAGTTAACAGTCAGGCAGCTGCATTGGCGGCCATCGCACCAATGGGCTTACAGCTCGGTGTTGATCCGAAAATGCTGATTGCATTCTTCCCGGCAGCTTATGGTTATTTTGTTCTGCCAACCTATCCAAGTGACCTGGCTTGTATCGGTTTTGACCGTTCCGGTACAACTAAGATTGGTAAATTCATTATTAACCATAGCTTTATCATTCCGGGGCTTATCGGTGTCATCTGCTCTTGTATCACCGGTTACTTGTTGGTGACGACTTTTATGTAA
- the btsR gene encoding two-component system response regulator BtsR, whose translation MLRVIIVDDEQPAREDLRERLSEEQDIEIVAECSNALEAIPAIQRLQPDVLFLDIQMPRINGLELASMLNPESMPHIVFVTAYDEYAIRAFEEHAFDYLLKPLDHQRLAKTLIRLRRGTSVNNNLHKITESMLRHIPCSGHNRIFLLKIEEVEYLSSELSGVHVVGTIQSGYTQLSLKTLEEKTPFIRCHRQYMVNTEQLGEIQLMDNGSAEVITRSGKHIPVSRRYLKSLKEKLGIS comes from the coding sequence ATGTTAAGAGTCATCATCGTCGACGATGAACAACCCGCGCGCGAAGATTTACGCGAAAGATTGAGTGAAGAACAAGATATTGAGATCGTCGCCGAATGCAGTAACGCATTGGAAGCCATCCCCGCTATCCAGCGCCTGCAACCTGATGTGCTGTTTCTCGACATCCAGATGCCTAGAATTAATGGGCTGGAACTGGCCTCAATGCTAAACCCAGAAAGTATGCCACATATCGTTTTTGTCACGGCTTACGATGAATACGCCATCCGTGCTTTTGAAGAGCACGCCTTTGACTATCTGCTAAAACCGCTCGACCATCAACGGCTAGCAAAAACGCTGATTCGCTTAAGACGCGGCACCAGTGTAAATAATAATTTACATAAAATCACCGAATCCATGCTGCGGCATATCCCCTGCTCCGGCCACAACCGCATTTTTTTACTGAAAATCGAAGAAGTAGAATATCTCAGTTCCGAGCTTAGCGGGGTGCATGTCGTCGGGACAATACAGTCTGGCTATACCCAGTTATCACTCAAAACATTGGAAGAAAAAACTCCGTTTATCCGCTGCCATCGACAATATATGGTGAATACCGAACAGTTAGGGGAAATTCAGCTTATGGATAATGGTTCAGCTGAAGTTATTACCCGCAGCGGTAAGCATATCCCTGTGAGTCGCCGTTACTTGAAATCTCTAAAAGAGAAATTGGGAATTAGCTGA
- a CDS encoding 3-deoxy-7-phosphoheptulonate synthase has product MQKDALNNVHISAEQILITPEELKNQFPLSDNDQYAIASARKTIADIVQGRDPRLLVVCGPCSIHDVDAALDYARNLKKLSAELSDSLYIVMRVYFEKPRTTVGWKGLINDPAMDGSFDVETGLHIARRLLLDLVGMGLPLATEALDPNSPQYLGDLFSWSAIGARTTESQTHREMASGLSMPVGFKNGTDGSLGTAINAMRAAAMPHRFMGINQSGQVCLLQTQGNPHGHVILRGGKTPNYSAQDVAQCEKQMQDAGLIPSLMIDCSHGNSNKDYRRQVAVAESVVEQIKAGNRSITGVMLESNIHEGNQSSEQPRADMRYGVSVTDACINWESTETLLRSMHEELRSALAARTVEEK; this is encoded by the coding sequence ATGCAAAAAGATGCGCTCAATAATGTCCATATCAGTGCTGAACAAATACTGATAACCCCGGAAGAACTGAAAAATCAGTTTCCTTTGAGCGACAATGATCAGTATGCGATTGCCAGCGCACGCAAAACCATTGCTGATATTGTTCAGGGGCGAGACCCTCGCTTATTAGTCGTGTGTGGCCCATGTTCGATCCACGATGTAGATGCTGCTCTGGATTATGCGCGTAATTTGAAAAAACTCTCTGCCGAACTAAGTGATAGCCTGTATATCGTTATGCGCGTCTATTTTGAAAAACCGAGAACCACAGTCGGCTGGAAGGGGCTTATCAATGATCCGGCAATGGATGGGTCATTCGATGTGGAAACTGGGTTACATATTGCTCGTCGATTACTACTCGATTTAGTCGGCATGGGGCTGCCACTGGCAACTGAAGCATTGGATCCTAACAGCCCACAATACTTGGGTGACCTATTCAGCTGGTCAGCTATTGGTGCTCGCACCACAGAATCACAAACTCACCGTGAAATGGCTTCAGGTTTGTCCATGCCGGTCGGGTTCAAAAATGGAACCGATGGCAGCTTAGGTACGGCAATCAATGCAATGCGTGCTGCGGCCATGCCACATCGCTTTATGGGGATTAACCAATCGGGTCAGGTTTGCTTACTGCAAACTCAGGGTAATCCGCACGGCCATGTGATTTTACGTGGCGGTAAAACCCCTAACTACAGCGCCCAAGATGTCGCTCAGTGTGAAAAACAGATGCAGGATGCGGGACTCATCCCATCCTTAATGATAGATTGCAGCCATGGTAATTCGAATAAAGACTACCGCCGCCAGGTTGCCGTCGCTGAATCTGTGGTTGAACAGATCAAGGCTGGCAATCGCTCTATCACGGGTGTAATGCTGGAAAGTAACATCCACGAAGGTAATCAATCATCTGAGCAACCGCGTGCCGATATGCGCTACGGTGTTTCAGTGACCGATGCCTGCATTAACTGGGAAAGCACTGAGACCCTGTTACGTAGCATGCATGAGGAGTTACGTTCAGCGCTGGCGGCCCGGACTGTAGAGGAAAAGTAA
- the tyrA gene encoding bifunctional chorismate mutase/prephenate dehydrogenase yields the protein MVAELTALRDQIDEVDKALLDLLAKRLHLVAEVGEVKSRYGLPIYVPDREALMLASRRQEAEALGVPPDLIEDVLRRIMRESYTSENDKGFKTLCPNLRPVVIIGGQGQMGRLFTRMLNLSGYQVKTLEQDEWPQAESILADAGMVIVSVPIHITEEVIGRLPKLPSDCILLDLASVKSRPLQAMLAVHDGPVVGLHPMFGPDVGSLAKQVVVYCDGRDPQAYQWLLEQLQVWGARLHRTSAVEHDQNMAFIQALRHFATFAYGLHLAEENVQLEQLLALSSPIYRLELAMVGRLFAQDPQLYADIIMSSEDNLALIKRYYKRFGEAITLLEQSDKKAFVQSFQKVEHWFGDYAERFLVESRSLLRQANDNRQ from the coding sequence ATGGTGGCTGAACTGACCGCGTTGCGCGATCAAATTGATGAAGTCGATAAAGCACTGTTGGATTTGCTGGCTAAACGCCTGCATTTGGTGGCCGAAGTAGGTGAAGTTAAAAGTCGTTATGGCTTGCCTATTTATGTTCCAGATCGTGAAGCTTTGATGCTGGCCTCACGTCGACAAGAAGCCGAGGCTTTAGGTGTACCGCCGGATTTGATTGAAGACGTACTGCGTCGGATAATGCGAGAGTCTTATACCAGCGAAAATGACAAAGGTTTTAAAACCTTGTGTCCGAACTTGCGCCCTGTGGTCATCATTGGCGGGCAGGGGCAGATGGGGCGCTTATTTACGCGGATGCTGAATCTGTCGGGTTATCAGGTGAAAACGCTGGAACAAGATGAGTGGCCGCAGGCTGAATCTATTCTGGCGGATGCTGGGATGGTAATTGTCAGTGTGCCAATCCATATCACGGAAGAGGTGATTGGTCGGTTGCCTAAATTGCCGTCAGATTGCATTTTGTTGGATCTGGCGTCAGTGAAGAGTAGGCCACTGCAAGCGATGTTGGCCGTTCATGATGGGCCGGTTGTTGGCCTGCATCCCATGTTTGGCCCTGATGTCGGTAGTCTGGCGAAGCAAGTTGTAGTCTACTGCGATGGCCGTGATCCACAAGCCTACCAGTGGTTGCTGGAGCAGTTGCAAGTTTGGGGCGCGAGATTACACCGGACAAGTGCCGTCGAGCATGACCAGAACATGGCATTTATTCAGGCATTGCGTCACTTTGCGACCTTCGCATATGGCTTGCATCTGGCTGAGGAAAATGTGCAATTGGAGCAATTGCTGGCGCTCTCTTCGCCGATTTACCGCCTGGAGCTGGCGATGGTAGGGCGGCTGTTCGCGCAGGACCCGCAGCTTTACGCCGATATTATTATGTCATCAGAAGATAATTTGGCGCTGATTAAGCGTTACTACAAACGTTTCGGCGAGGCGATTACACTGCTGGAGCAGAGTGATAAAAAAGCCTTTGTCCAAAGCTTCCAGAAAGTTGAGCATTGGTTTGGTGATTATGCGGAGCGCTTCTTGGTCGAGAGCCGTTCACTACTGCGTCAGGCCAACGATAACCGCCAGTAA
- the pheA gene encoding bifunctional chorismate mutase/prephenate dehydratase, with translation MSDNPLLVLRERISALDLKLLALLAERRELAVDVAKAKQLHHRPIRDKERERDLLEALVAAAKPYDLDGFYVTRLFQLIIEDSVLTQQALLQHQLNQTTLHSARIAFLGPKGSYSHLAARQYAARHFEQLIECGCQKFQDIFTQVETGQADYAVLPIENTSSGSINDVYDLLQHTSLSIVGEITNPIDHCVLVATETDLNRIETVYSHPQPFQQCSQFINRFPHWKIEYCESTAAAMEKVAQMNSPTAAALGSEAGGALYNLQVLEHNLANQQQNITRFIVLARKAIEVSEQIPAKTTLIMATGQQSGALVEALLVLRDQGIIMTKLESRPINGNPWEEMFYIDVQANLRAEAMQKALANLTPITRSLKVLGCYPSENVVPVNPS, from the coding sequence ATGAGCGATAATCCGTTACTGGTGCTACGTGAGCGCATCAGCGCACTAGACTTAAAACTACTGGCATTACTGGCAGAGCGGCGTGAATTAGCGGTGGATGTTGCTAAGGCAAAGCAACTTCATCATCGTCCGATTCGCGATAAAGAACGTGAACGTGACTTGCTGGAAGCGCTAGTTGCAGCGGCTAAACCGTATGACCTTGATGGATTCTATGTCACACGTCTGTTCCAACTGATTATCGAAGACTCTGTACTGACGCAGCAGGCGCTGTTACAGCATCAGCTTAATCAAACCACGCTACACTCTGCCCGCATCGCCTTCCTCGGCCCAAAAGGTTCCTATTCACACCTTGCCGCTCGCCAATATGCCGCCCGTCATTTTGAGCAGTTGATTGAGTGTGGTTGCCAGAAATTCCAGGATATCTTTACTCAGGTAGAAACCGGGCAAGCTGATTACGCCGTGTTACCAATAGAGAATACCAGTTCCGGTTCGATTAATGATGTGTATGATTTGCTGCAACACACCAGTTTGTCTATTGTCGGCGAAATCACCAATCCGATTGACCATTGCGTCTTGGTAGCAACCGAGACTGACCTGAATCGAATTGAAACGGTGTACAGCCACCCACAACCTTTCCAGCAATGTAGCCAATTCATTAATCGCTTCCCCCACTGGAAAATCGAATATTGCGAAAGTACCGCTGCGGCAATGGAAAAAGTCGCGCAAATGAACTCACCGACAGCTGCTGCATTAGGCAGTGAGGCCGGTGGTGCACTGTATAATTTACAGGTGCTGGAACATAATCTGGCCAATCAGCAGCAAAACATTACCCGCTTCATCGTCCTTGCCCGCAAAGCCATTGAGGTCTCTGAACAGATCCCCGCCAAAACCACCTTAATTATGGCTACAGGCCAGCAGTCTGGGGCATTGGTTGAAGCACTCTTAGTGCTGAGAGATCAAGGTATCATCATGACGAAGCTCGAATCCCGACCCATTAATGGTAATCCGTGGGAGGAGATGTTTTATATTGATGTGCAGGCGAATTTACGTGCTGAAGCGATGCAAAAGGCATTGGCAAATCTGACGCCCATTACCCGCTCATTAAAAGTATTAGGCTGCTACCCTAGCGAAAATGTGGTGCCAGTTAACCCAAGCTAA
- the raiA gene encoding ribosome-associated translation inhibitor RaiA, which translates to MTVNITSKQMDITPAIRKHVEDRLTKLDKWQAQLINPHIVLSKDPQGFVADATISTPMGPLVASAKHDDMYAAINELITKLERQLNKVQHKGEARRAASSVKETNLEPVDVEEEESEQQQ; encoded by the coding sequence ATGACAGTCAACATTACCAGTAAGCAAATGGATATCACCCCAGCAATTCGCAAGCATGTTGAAGACCGTCTCACCAAACTGGATAAATGGCAGGCCCAGTTGATAAACCCACATATTGTACTGTCCAAAGATCCGCAGGGATTTGTTGCCGATGCAACTATTAGTACGCCGATGGGCCCCTTGGTTGCCAGTGCCAAACATGACGATATGTATGCTGCAATTAACGAACTAATCACCAAACTAGAGCGTCAATTAAATAAAGTTCAACACAAAGGTGAAGCTCGTCGCGCAGCAAGCAGTGTTAAAGAGACCAATCTGGAGCCAGTAGATGTAGAGGAAGAAGAGTCCGAGCAGCAGCAATAG